In the genome of Massilia sp. PAMC28688, one region contains:
- a CDS encoding MATE family efflux transporter: MISKQRVKAIMDLALPVTVGLSSSFIMAIVDLAMVGRLGTAAVAAVGVAGFSHALISALLTGVTPAVQSIVSRRMGEKSTEPKCAPLNAGLMMALLAGIPLAFICYGLIDWYFSSISSDPEVARVGTPYLQALVLGMPFAGLANAFHGFWAGVARTRVYMLNILFVNLLNAGLGFVLIFGHLGFEPMGAAGAGMATSISLVVSALIYAIMTYVSYRGEGLLTYKPSKELIQRMLQIGIPAVFEAGFFAMGFLVFYWIVGRMGTAELAAMNVLTRISILMDLFASALGMAAITLVSRTLGEGDAEEAERWGWDVAKIGVVWITLLGAPLVLVPEWCLSIFLTDPATLSMAILPARLTGAFLGIASLIYIFATVLISLGEGKRVMIVSFATQWVLFLPGVWIVGVMMQGGLNAIMYVQLAYGALATTLIVAIWRDGRWKQIKI; this comes from the coding sequence ATGATAAGCAAACAACGTGTCAAGGCCATCATGGACCTGGCATTGCCGGTGACGGTGGGACTGAGTTCCTCCTTCATCATGGCCATTGTCGACCTGGCGATGGTGGGCCGGCTGGGCACGGCGGCAGTGGCGGCAGTCGGTGTCGCCGGCTTCAGCCACGCCCTGATCTCGGCCCTGCTCACCGGCGTCACGCCGGCCGTGCAAAGTATCGTGTCGCGCCGCATGGGCGAAAAATCGACGGAGCCCAAGTGCGCTCCGCTGAACGCCGGCCTCATGATGGCGCTGCTGGCAGGCATTCCGCTGGCCTTCATCTGCTACGGGCTGATCGACTGGTATTTCTCGTCCATTTCCTCCGATCCGGAAGTGGCGCGCGTGGGCACGCCCTACCTGCAGGCGCTGGTGCTGGGCATGCCGTTCGCGGGCCTGGCCAATGCCTTCCATGGCTTCTGGGCCGGGGTGGCCAGGACCCGGGTCTACATGCTCAATATCCTGTTCGTCAACCTGCTCAATGCGGGCCTGGGCTTCGTGCTGATCTTCGGCCACCTCGGTTTCGAGCCGATGGGCGCGGCCGGCGCCGGCATGGCCACCAGCATTTCGCTTGTGGTCAGCGCGCTGATCTACGCCATCATGACCTATGTCAGCTATCGCGGCGAGGGCTTGCTGACCTATAAACCGAGCAAGGAACTGATCCAGCGCATGCTGCAGATCGGGATTCCGGCCGTCTTTGAAGCAGGTTTCTTTGCCATGGGCTTCCTGGTGTTCTACTGGATCGTCGGTCGCATGGGCACGGCCGAACTGGCGGCGATGAATGTCCTGACCCGCATCTCCATTCTCATGGACCTGTTTGCCAGCGCCTTGGGCATGGCTGCCATCACCCTGGTGTCGCGCACGCTGGGCGAGGGCGACGCCGAAGAAGCCGAGCGCTGGGGCTGGGACGTGGCCAAGATCGGCGTGGTCTGGATCACCCTGCTGGGCGCGCCGCTGGTGCTGGTGCCGGAATGGTGCCTGTCGATCTTCCTGACCGACCCGGCCACGCTGTCGATGGCGATCCTGCCGGCGCGTTTGACGGGCGCCTTCCTCGGCATTGCCAGCCTGATCTACATCTTTGCCACGGTGCTCATCAGCCTGGGTGAAGGCAAGCGCGTCATGATCGTGTCGTTCGCCACCCAGTGGGTGCTGTTCCTGCCGGGCGTGTGGATCGTGGGGGTGATGATGCAGGGCGGCCTGAACGCCATCATGTATGTGCAGCTTGCCTATGGCGCGCTGGCCACCACGCTGATCGTCGCCATCTGGCGCGACGGCCGCTGGAAGCAGATCAAGATCTGA